TAGCGGGAGAGCACCCGCGCCCGCCGCATGCCCAGTTCCTCCGCGAGCGCGGCGATCTCCCCGCGGCTGTTCCCGGCGGCGTCCGCGGGCGTGCGGTCGGTCAGCTCCGCGTCCTCCGCCTCGACCCGCTCGGCGAGGTCGTGGGAGGTCTCGGCGATGACCGAGTTCGGCGGGGGTACGTCCTCGCCGGTGTAGCCGGGCTCCAGGCGCGGATCGTCCGCGGCCGTGGGCAGCAGGTCGCCCGGCCCCAGGTCGCCGGGGCGCAGCCGCTCGCTCCACGGCACCCACTCGGGTGCCAGCAGCGCGTCGGGCCCCGGGAGGAGCACGGACTCGTCGACGGTGACGTTCTTCGCGCGGGAGGCCCGCGCCACGGTCACCGCCCAGCGCCAGCCCCGGTAGCCGGGCTCGGAGCAGTCGAAGAAGTGGGTGACGACCCGGTCCCCCTCCGGGACGAGGGACACGTGCTCACCCACGCTCCCGGGTGCCGCCGTCTCCTGCGCCGCGGCCCGGGCCAGGTCCACCGCCTCGGCGCACAGACGGTCGGGGGTACGGCTTCGCGTCGTCGCAGCACTCACAGGGTCTCGCTTCTCTCCTACGCCGTCTCATGTGGTGCGCCTGCCGAATCGTGAGGTCCGGGGCGCAGGCGGAGCGGACCGGAGGGCCGCATCGACGTCCGCGCCCGGACCGGGCCGTCCCGGGCACACCTACCGTCATCCATTCTGCGGGATGCCGAAGAGGCGCGCGGCCGGGCACAGTCGCCGGTGACGCGCTACGCACGCTACCCCGTTCGCCGCCTTGAGCCCACCTGCGTGCACCGACCAGGGGGGGAACGGACGGCCCTCCGGAGCACATCACACCTCCTCCCGGCGGTCCTTGGGGCACTATGGCGAAATGGCAGCCGCCCGGTCGTCGCACGGGCCCGGAGCGCTCGCACGAGCGTGCCGGGCGGTGGGACGCGCCCTGCGCAGACCGTTCACGGGCACGGCCCGGGGCATCCGGCGGGCGACCAACGCCCAGGGCGCGGGCGAGTCGGGCCTGGGACGGCTGATCGAGCTGCACGCGGTGAACGGCGCGGGCGATGTCATGATCACTGTGGCGCTGGCCTCGACGGTCTTCTTCTCCGTCCCCACGGACGAGGCCCGGGGCCGGGTCACCCTCTATCTGGCGATCACGCTCGCCCCCTTCGCCGTCCTGGCCCCGGTGATCGGTCCGCTGCTCGACCGGATCCCGCACGGCCGCCGGGCCGCGATGGCGGCGGCGATGCTGGCCCGCGCGGTGCTGGCGCTGGGGCTCTCGGGCGCGGTGGCGACGGGGGGCCTGGAGCTGTATCCGGCGGCGCTCGGGGTGCTGGTCGCGTCGAAGGCGTACGGGGTGATCCGCAGCGCGGTCGTCCCCCGGCTGCTGCCGCCGCGGATCTCGCTGGTCAAGGCGAACTCCCGGGTGACGCTCGCGGGGCTCCTCGCCACCGGGACGGCGGCGCCCATCGGCGCGGGGCTGCACCACATCGGCCCCCAGTGGCCGCTGTACGGGGCGTGCGCGCTGTTCGCGCTGGGCACCTTCTGGGCGCTGCGGCTGCCGCCGAAGGTGGACTCCGCGAAGGGCGAGCACAAGGCGCTGATGCTGGCGGGTCCCCGGCGCCGCCCCGGGCTGCGCACGGTCGGCCCCTCCGTGCTGCACGGCCTCCAGGCGAACGTCGCGTTCCGGATGCTCTCCGGCTTCCTCATCTTCTTTCTCGCGTTCCTGCTGCGGGAGCATCCGGTGGCGGGGCAGAGCGCGGCGGTCTCGCTGGGGGTGGTGGGCGTCGCGGCGGGGCTCGGCAACGCCTGCGGGACGACGGTGGGGGCGTGGCTGAAGGCCCGGGGACCGGAGGCGATCATCGCCACGGTGCTCGGGGTGGCGCTGGCGGCGGCGGTGCTGGCGGCGGTGTTCTTCGGGGCGGGCATGGTCGCGGTGCTGGCGGCCGCGGCGGGGCTCTGCCAGGCGCTGGCGAAGCTGTCGCTGGACGCGCTGATCCAGCGGGACGTGCCGGAGGAGGTGCGGACGTCGGCGTTCGCACGCTCCGAGACGCTGCTCCAGATGGCGTGGGTGGTGGGCGGGGCGATCGGGATCGTGCTGCCGCTGAACGGGGTACTGGGCATGACGGTGGCCGCGTCCATCGTCTGCACCGGCGCGGCGGTGTCCGTACGGGGGCTGCTCGCCGCCGCCCGGCACGGCGGCGGCCACCCCCGGCCCCGGGTGGCCTGAGCCCGTCCGGACACCTGTCCCCACCCGCCGCCGGAGGCGCAGACGGGGCGAACATGCCAAAGCCACCCAGAGGTGACCGGAGCCCGCGGCGCGCCGGACCCCCGCGTGGGTTGGCGGGGCGGGACCGATAGCCTTCTGGCCATGACCGTTGCGTTCTTCTCCGGCAAGCGCCGCCGGACCGCCGCCACCATCGGTGCTGTATCGGCCGCGCTCCTCACCCTCTCGGCCTGCGAAAAGCCGACGCCGCTCGCGACCGTGACGGTCGGGACGGAGTCCGTGAACTCCGAGGCCGCCTGCTACAACGACGGCAAGGCGATCAAGGAGTCCCTGATCCAGGACTGCCTGAACGAGAAGGCGGGCAAGACCGTGAAGGTCGCCCTGGACGACAAGATCCGCTTCGGTGTGGACCCGGAGATCGCGGAGAACGGCTGGACCCTCTTCATCGGCGGACAGCCGGCCGAGCAGGAGCCGTACACCAAGACCTACCGTTCCATCCCGGCCAGCGCCTTCTTCACCTCGCAGACGGGCCAGGCGCCGGACAAGACGAAGGTCAGCATCGTCGAGACCAGCGGCAAGAAGCTCATCGGCATCTGGACCTTCACGCTCGAAAAGAAGTGACGTTCCGAGCGGTGCTCTGAGCGACGTGCCGAGTGATGTTCCGGGCCGGGTGGGCCCGGACCCCGGGAGGCGGAGCGTGCGCGTACTGGTGGTGACCGCCGTGGCGGCGGAAGCGGAAGCCGTGGCGGCGGGGCTGGGCGCGGGCCCCGCGCCGGTCCCGCTGTCCGCGCGCACGCTGGCGGGCGGGGTCGGACCGGCCGCCGCCGCCGCGTCCACCGCGCGGGAGCTGGCGCTCGCCGCCGCCGCGGGCACCCCCTACGACCTGGTGGTCTCGGCGGGCATCGGCGGCGGCTTCGCCCCGTACGCCCCCGTCGGCTCGCTGGTGGTCGCGGACGCGATCGTCGCCGCCGACCTCGGGGCCGACTCCCCCGACGGCTTCCTCCCCCTGGACGAGCTGGGCTTCGGCCGGACGTCCCACCGGCCGCCCGCCGCGCTGGCCGCGCGCGCCGCCGAAGCGGCCGGGGCGCTCCTCGCGCCGGTCCTCACGGTCTCCACGGTGACCGGGACCGCCGCCCGCGCCGCCGCGCTGAGCGGACGTCACCCCCGTGCCGCCGCCGAGGCGATGGAGGGCTTCGGGGTCGCCGAGGCGGCGACCGCCGCCGCGGTGCCCGTCCTGGAGGTCCGCGGGATCTCCAACCCGGTCGGCCCGCGCGACCGCGCCGCCTGGCGCATCGGCGACGCCCTGGGCGCGCTGCGCACCGGTTTCGCCGGCATCGCCCCCGTTCTCGAAGCGGCCTTCCCCAAGGCCGCCGGAGCGCCCGTACGGACGGCGGCGCACCCGGCCGCGCCGGGGCACCCCGATGTCGACGAGGAGTCGCTGTGACCCTGCGGATCGCCTACTCGCCCTGCCCGAACGACACGTTCGTCTTCGACGCCCTGGCCCATGGCCGGGTCCCGGGCGCGCCCGCGCTGGATGTCACGTTCGCGGACATCGACCTCACCAACGGGATGGCCGAGCGCGGCGAGGGCGACGTCCTCAAGGTCTCGTACGCGGTGCTGCCGTGGATTCTGGACGAGTACGCCCTGCTGCCCTGCGGCGGCGCCCTGGGCCGGGGCTGCGGCCCGCTGGTGCTGACCCGGGAGCCCGGTGTTGAGCTGGCCGGGAGGACGGTCGCGGTGCCCAGCGAGCGTTCGACCGCGTATCTGCTGTTCCGGCTCTGGGCCGCCGAGAAGGTCCCGGGCGGGGTCGGCGAGGTCGTCGTCCTGCCGTTCCACGAGATCATGCCCGCGGTCCGGGACGGCCGGGTGGACGCCGGTCTGGTGATCCACGAGGCCCGTTTCACCTATCAGGGGTACGGGCTGCACTGTCTGGCCGACATGGGGGAGCACTGGGAGGACGTCACCGGGCTGCCCATCCCGCTCGGCGCGATCGTCGCCAGGCGCTCCCTGGGCGCCCCGGAGCTGCGGCGGCTCGCGGAGTCCATCCGTACCTCCGTCCGGATGGCCTGGGACGACCCGGAGGCGTCCCGGCCCTATGTGCGCGAGCACGCGCAGGAGATGAATCCGGCCGTCGCCGACCAGCACATCGGTCTCTACGTCAATGAGTTCACCGCCGCCCTCGGCGAGGACGGCTACGCGGCCGTCCGGGGGCTCCTCACCCGGGCCGCGGCGGAGGGTCTGGTGCCGCCGCTGGCACCGGGCGCCCTGGACTTCGTCTGAGTCGGAGGACCGCGAGGAGTGCGCGGGCCTCGCCCGGGTCGGGCGGCCGGCGGCAAGTCCCGGCGCCCGGCGGGAGGTCCCGGCGCGGCACCGCCGTCACCGGCCCGCGCGGCGGCGGATCACACGGGATCACACGTGGTCACACCTGGTGGGACGGGGCCACACCTGGTGGGACGGGGTCACACCTGGTGGGACGGGGTCACACATCGAGCTGGTCGGCCACCGCGCGGAGCATGTTGGCGATCTTCGCGCCATGGGCCTTGTCGGGGTAGCGCCCGCGCTCAAGCTGCTGGGTGACGTTCTCCAGGAGGGTCGTCAGGTCCTGCACGATGGACGCCAGCTCGTCGGGCTTGCGCCGCTGGGCCGCCGCCACCGAGGGGGTCGGGTCCAGCACCACCACGGACAGGGCCTGGTCGCCGCGCTGACCGGCGACCACGCCGAACTCGACGCGCTGGCCGGGCTTGAGGGAGTCGACCCCGTCGGGCAGCACTGACGAGTGGACGAAGACGTCGCCGCCGTCGTCGCGGGAGAGAAAGCCGAAGCCCTTCTCGCTGTTGAACCACTTGACCTTGCCGGTAGGCACGTCTGTCCTCGTCATTCGTACTCGTTGGGGCGTTGGGCCGCCGGAAGCCTGTCGACGGGTCTCGGGTCTCGGCTCTCCGGAAGCACCACAGCGGGCCGACTGACCCGCACCACCCAAGGCTAATGGTCCAGGGGCCGCTGACAAGACGTCGCCGATCGGTTCCTCTTCGAGGGGAACTACCCTGGCTGGATGACTGCTACTCCTGACGCCCCGGGTGACGGGCTGGTCCGCGTCGGCGGCGTCGTCTTCATCGTCGGCGCGGTGGCCACTCTCGTCACCATGGCCCCACTGTTCCTGGGGACGGACCCGTTCCCGCCGATCGCCTACGGCGTCTGCATGCTCATG
The nucleotide sequence above comes from Streptomyces clavuligerus. Encoded proteins:
- a CDS encoding 1,4-dihydroxy-6-naphthoate synthase, with protein sequence MTLRIAYSPCPNDTFVFDALAHGRVPGAPALDVTFADIDLTNGMAERGEGDVLKVSYAVLPWILDEYALLPCGGALGRGCGPLVLTREPGVELAGRTVAVPSERSTAYLLFRLWAAEKVPGGVGEVVVLPFHEIMPAVRDGRVDAGLVIHEARFTYQGYGLHCLADMGEHWEDVTGLPIPLGAIVARRSLGAPELRRLAESIRTSVRMAWDDPEASRPYVREHAQEMNPAVADQHIGLYVNEFTAALGEDGYAAVRGLLTRAAAEGLVPPLAPGALDFV
- a CDS encoding cold-shock protein, which encodes MPTGKVKWFNSEKGFGFLSRDDGGDVFVHSSVLPDGVDSLKPGQRVEFGVVAGQRGDQALSVVVLDPTPSVAAAQRRKPDELASIVQDLTTLLENVTQQLERGRYPDKAHGAKIANMLRAVADQLDV
- a CDS encoding MFS transporter, with the translated sequence MAAARSSHGPGALARACRAVGRALRRPFTGTARGIRRATNAQGAGESGLGRLIELHAVNGAGDVMITVALASTVFFSVPTDEARGRVTLYLAITLAPFAVLAPVIGPLLDRIPHGRRAAMAAAMLARAVLALGLSGAVATGGLELYPAALGVLVASKAYGVIRSAVVPRLLPPRISLVKANSRVTLAGLLATGTAAPIGAGLHHIGPQWPLYGACALFALGTFWALRLPPKVDSAKGEHKALMLAGPRRRPGLRTVGPSVLHGLQANVAFRMLSGFLIFFLAFLLREHPVAGQSAAVSLGVVGVAAGLGNACGTTVGAWLKARGPEAIIATVLGVALAAAVLAAVFFGAGMVAVLAAAAGLCQALAKLSLDALIQRDVPEEVRTSAFARSETLLQMAWVVGGAIGIVLPLNGVLGMTVAASIVCTGAAVSVRGLLAAARHGGGHPRPRVA
- a CDS encoding futalosine hydrolase, giving the protein MRVLVVTAVAAEAEAVAAGLGAGPAPVPLSARTLAGGVGPAAAAASTARELALAAAAGTPYDLVVSAGIGGGFAPYAPVGSLVVADAIVAADLGADSPDGFLPLDELGFGRTSHRPPAALAARAAEAAGALLAPVLTVSTVTGTAARAAALSGRHPRAAAEAMEGFGVAEAATAAAVPVLEVRGISNPVGPRDRAAWRIGDALGALRTGFAGIAPVLEAAFPKAAGAPVRTAAHPAAPGHPDVDEESL
- a CDS encoding DUF3027 domain-containing protein, with translation MSAATTRSRTPDRLCAEAVDLARAAAQETAAPGSVGEHVSLVPEGDRVVTHFFDCSEPGYRGWRWAVTVARASRAKNVTVDESVLLPGPDALLAPEWVPWSERLRPGDLGPGDLLPTAADDPRLEPGYTGEDVPPPNSVIAETSHDLAERVEAEDAELTDRTPADAAGNSRGEIAALAEELGMRRARVLSRYGLRGAADRWDEAFGERTPMAQAAPASCASCGFLVPVAGSLRQAFGICANEFAPADGRVVSLSYGCGGHSEAAVMPKPPQPAPPVLDSLAPDAFPLDDAGPDEDLGHA